CGAGCTCGAGGTCGTCGAACTCTGCCCGCAGCGTGCCCCACCCGTCGATGACCAGGAAGACGTCGCCGTACCCGTCATCGGCACGGCCCGCGGCGCGTCGGCTGCGGTAGGTCTCGATCGAGTCGATGCTCTGCTCGCGGAAGTACGCCTCGCGGCGGTCGACGATGCCGGTGACCTCCGCGAAGATCCGGCGTACGACGTCGGGCTCGGCACGCGAGCCGACACCCGAGACATGCGGCAACCGGGCCAGCGGGGTGAACGTGCCGCCCCCGAAGTCGAGCACGAAGAACTGCGACTCGAGCGGCGTCGTGGTCAGCGACATGCTCGTCACGATGGAGCGCAGCATGGTGCTCTTGCCGCTGCGCGGACCACCGACAACGGCGACGTGGCCGGCCGCGCCGGTGAGGTTGAGCGTCATGGTGTCCCGGCGCTGCTCGCGCGGCCGGTCGACGGTGCCGAGCGGCACCACGAGCCCGCCCATGGAGCGCCAGTGCGGCGACACGAGGCCCAGGTCGGGGTCCTCAACGAGGTCGGGCATGAGTACGTCGAGGGTGTCCGGCACGTCGAGCGGCGGCAGCCACACCTGGTGTGCGGGCATGCCGTGGCCGTGCATGCGCGCGACCGCGAGGTCGAGCAGTGACGGCTGCTCGCCCTCCTTCTGGCGGACGACCGGGGCCTCCTCGGCCACGTCGGGCTCGGGTGCCTCGAGCGCCTGCACCTCGGAGATCGTGAACGGCAGGATGCCGCGCACGTGACCACCCTCGTCGCGGACCACGCGGGTCCTACCGCTGGGCGGACCCGAGACGTACGCCGCCTTGAACCGCAGCAGCGTCGACTGGTCGGGCTTGAGGAAGCCCAGACCCGGGACGGCCGGCAGCTCGTAGGCGTCGGGCACGCCGAGCACGGTGCGGGACTCGCCGGCCGAGAAGGTGCGCAGGCCGACGCGGTAGGAAAGGTGCGACTCCAGGCCGCGCAGTCGGCCCTCCTCGAGTCGCTGGGACGCGAGCAGTAGGTGGATGCCCATCGACCGGCCGAGCCGCCCGATGGCGACGAACAGGTCGATGAACTCCGGCTTGGCGGTCAGCATCTCGGAGAACTCGTCGACGCAGACGAACAGCGACGGCAGGGGAGCGAGGTCCTCGCCGGCGGCGCGCGCCTTCTCGTAGTCGCGCACCGACGCGTAGTTGCCGGCCGCGCGCAGCAGCTCCTGGCGACGCACCATCTCGCCGGACAGGGCGTCCTGCATGCGGTCGACGAGGGTGAGCTCCTCGGAGAGGTTCGTGATGACGGCCGAGACGTGGGGCATCTCGGACATGCCGGCGAACGTCGCGCCACCCTTGAAGTCGACGAGCACCATGTTGAGCTGCTCGGGCGGGTGCGTCATGGCCAGGCCGAGCACCAGCGTGCGTAGGAACTCCGACTTTCCGGAACCCGTCGCGCCGATGACCAGACCGTGGGGGCCCATGCCCTGCTGGGCCGACTCCTTGATGTCCATGTGGATCATCGAGCCGCCCTCGCCGAGCCCGATCGGCACCCGCAGCCGGTCGCGCGCAGGGCGCGGCCGCCACGAGGTCGTCGGGTCGAACGTGTGCACGTCGCCCAGGCCGAGCAGGTCCATGAAGTCCGTCGGGCCCATGATCTCGCCGCTGTTGGTGTCGTCATTTCCCGACGTCACGACGTGCAGCGGCGACAGCCGCCGGGCGAACGCCTCGGCCGTCGCGAGGTCGCACTGGTCGACGAGCGCCTTCACGGGCTCGGCGCGCAAGCGCACGGCGTGCACGGGGAACTTGTCGCCCTGCACCGGCGCACCGGTGAACTCCAGCCGCAGCCGGCTGGGGTCCTCGAGCTCGTCCCAGCGCGCAGGCAGGTCGAGCAGCGTGACGCCGTGCAGGCCGTCAGGGGGTACGACGTGGTTGCCGGGCGGCAGGTGACCGCCGTCGATCACCAGCAGGATGTGCGGCGTGGCCGGTCGTTCGTCGGCGCCGAATCGCGGCCGCTCGCTGAGGTCGGGCGGTAGCAGCGCGCCGAGGTCGTCGAGCGACGTGGTGACCATCCGCATCGGTCCGACTGCGTCGGACTCCTGAGCGCTCTGGGCGTGCGGCAGCCACTTGATCCAGTCCCAGTGCGTGAGGTTCGCCTCCGACGACAGCACGGCGACGATCAGCTGCTCGGGGTTGTGGAACGCGGTGGCCGAGCAGATCATCGACCGCGCCAGCGACCGGGCCTCGTCCTCGGGTCCGCAGACCTCGACCCGGTCGAAGGCCCGCAGGTCGATCGAGGCGGGCAGGTTCGGCTGTAACCGGTGTACGACGAGCAGCCGGTGCAGCGCCGACGCGGCGGCCGGGTCGACCTGGTCAATGGGCGCCGACTCGGGTGGCACCAGCTCGAGGGAGAGCGGCTGGGCGCACAGGCCGTAGCGGACATGGAGGAAGTTCGGATCGCTCGGCCCGTGCTCCCACAGCCGTTGGCGGTCCTCGGCGAGCGCGGGCAGCGCACTCGGGTCGGGGTGGTGCCAGGTCAGCGCACGGCGCTGCTGGGTGGCCGCGTCGCGGGCGATCTTGCGGATGTTGGTGAGGTAGCGGAGGTACTCCGTGCGCGAGCCGGTGACCTGCTGGGCGCGCTGCTTCCGCTGCCGGTCGATCTGCACGACGATGAAGCCCAGGGTCGCGAAGAGGAACATGCCGGCGGCGATGAAGCTGCGCCCGCGGCTTGCACCGGTGCCACCGAGGGTTGCCACCATCACGATCGAGCCGAGGCTACCGAGCATCGGGATGGCGTTCATCAGGACGCCGGACGCGCCCTCGCCCTCCTGGAGCTGGGGCGGCGGCTGCAGGACGATCTGGCCGCTCGGCATCTCCGGTTGGTCCAGTCGCTGTCCACTACGCAGTGCCGTTACCACTCGTCCCCCTCAGCGTTGCCCGTCGCGGCGATGATAGGTGGATCGAAATGACAAGGACTACTCTGCAGTCCGAGTCGCAGGTTCCCGGGCGGGATCCGGCGGAGAGCGTGAAGGGGGACGCGTGGCTGAATCCCAGCCTGTGCTGGCGAACGCTTCGACCATGGTGCTCAGCGTGCACGGACCGCAGGGCGTCCTCGACCTGATGGTCCCCGGTGGCGTGACCGCCCACGACGTCGCCCGCGAGTACGCCCGGCAGTCCGGCCTCGCCACGATCCCGCTCCTCCAGACGGCACTGGGGCAGCTGCTCCCGGCCGACCGGGTGCTCACCGACGCCGGCGTCGAGTCCGGTGACATGGTCGTCGCGACCGCGGGCTTCCATCGCGCCCGCAAGTCCACGAAGGGCGCTGCCCGGGTGCGGGCCGGCGAACCCGGTCCGCTGTCGGTCGTGGGCTGCACCGCCGCCGCGATCGCCGCCGCCCTGGCCGGCCTCTTCGCCACCACCATCGCCTCCGACGACGTCCGGTCGATCGTGGCCGGGCTGCTCCTGCTCACCGGGTTCCTAGCCACGATGCCGATCGGCACGCACGCCCGGCACCGGGTCGTCGCAGCGCCGGCGTTCGGCGCCGCCGCCGCCTTCGCGTACGTCGGCCCGTCGGGCTACCAGGTCTCCGGAGTTGTCGCGGCGTGCGCACTGGCCGCCGCTGTCGTCGCCGCGGTGGGTCGGGCCTGGTCGCCCGGCAGTGACGAGGCCCTGTCGGTCTGGATCGTCGTGTCGTCGCTCGTCGCGCTCGCCACCGGGCTGACCCTCTTCACGGAGTTCGAACCGCGCGTCGGCTGGGCGGTCCTGCTCATGCTGGCGATGCTCGGTGCGCGCTACGCGCCGGTCTTCGCGATCGACGTACCCGACCATGCGCTGATCGAGATGGAGAAGCTCGCCGTCACCGCGTGGTCGGCCCGCGACAACGTCACCAGCCGGCGCGGCCGGATGATCGTGGCCGAGCCGGCGATGAAGCAGCTGGTCGCCAGCGGCACCCGGATGATCACGGCCTCCGCGGCCGCGATCCTCGTGGTCGTCTGCATCTCTGTGCCGTTGCTGTTGCAGACCGCGGTCATCGACCTCGACCGCATCGGCGCGCGGTGCCTGGTGTTCTTCGCCGGCGCGGCCATCCTGATGGCGGCACGCAGCTATCGGCACCAGGCGGCCCGTTCGCTGCTGCGCGTGGCCGGACTCGCCTGCTGGGGGGCGTTCTTCTCGGTCGTCCTGCGGATCGCCGGGCCGGGGCAACAGGCCGCGATCATCGCGGGCGCCGTGACCATCGGTCTGATCTGTGTGGCGGCTGGTGTCGCGACCGGTCGCGGCTGGCGGTCGGTGTGGTGGTCGAGACGGGCCGAGGTGGCCGAGGTGATGGCTGGATCCTTCGGGATCGGAGCCACCGTCGTGGCCTCAGGACTGTTTCGCGCCCTGTGGGAAATCAACTCCTGATGTTTAGGCCTCCGGGACCCGGGTAGACCGTTGCTTGTCCGGGGGGTCGGGACGTCTCCCCGGGACAACCGCAACATCGAAGTAGAACCAGTCAAGTCCAACGAAGTCTCTGGTGGCCACGGTGGTCGCTTAGGGGGAAGGAAACGAAATGTCTGAAAACGGAGCCGCCGGTCTCAGCCAGACTGAGAAGGCGCTGTCCCAAGCGGCGGACAAGGTGGCCACTGCCCGCCAGGACGTCACGAAGCTGAACCAGAACCTGAGCGGTCAGATCCAGGGGATGGGCATGAAGTGGGGTGGCCAGGGCGCGACCGCGTTCCACAACCTCCACAGCGCGTGGCAGGACAAGGCGACCAAGATCGTCACCGCCCTGGACCAGTTCCAGCAGTCCCTGCTCGACACGGAGAAGGACAACACCAACACCGACCTGTCGCAGGCTGACGCGTCCACCCGCCTCCTCGACCGGCTCAACTGAGCCTTCACAGACAAGGAATAGAGATCATGGGATTCGACGGAATCAAGGTCGACCACGGCGCCCTCGACGAGGCCAGCCAGAACCTGCTCACCGCCGCCAAGAACATCGACGGCCGCCTCAACACCCTCGAGGACGAGCTCAAGCCGCTCCGCGCCGACTGGACCGGTTCGGCGAAGGAGTCCTACGCCGTTGCCAAGCAGACGTGGGACCAGGCCATCGCCGAGATGATCCTGCTCCTGCAGGACGTCGGCAACGCCGTCTCGATGTCGAACGGCGAGTACAAGTCCGCTGACCAGCGCGGCGCCAACCGCTTCTCCTGAACAAGACATTACGACCAAGGCCGGTCACCCGCAGGGGTGACCGGCCTTGCTCTGTTCTGACCCGGACATCAACCAGCGACTCGTCCGGAGGGCGCCGGCGATCGTCCGCACGGCAGGTAGGCTGCGGGCCGTTGGGGGCCGTCCGTATGCGACGGGCAGCATGAGAACGGTGGGGTACACACGATGAGTCAGACAGTCGCGAGCACTTCGGGTCTGGTCAAGGTCACGGTCACTTCCGGCACACGGCGCGTCGACCTCGTGCTGCCGGCCGCCGTGCCCGTCGCCGAGCTGGTCCCGGAGCTTGCCCGGAGCGTCGGCCTCCTCGACGCGTCCACCGTCTACGGCGGCTACCGGCTCGTCACCCAGGACGGCCGCCAGCTGACCAACGACGCCGGCCTGTCGATCCAGGGCGTCGAGGACGGCGGTGTGCTCACCGTGGCCGCCGGCGTCAACGACGAACCGCCGCGCGTGTACGACGACGTGGTCGAGGCCATGGCCGACGTGGTCGAGCACGAGCTGAGCCCGTGGGAGCCGGCCGCTGGTCGCCGTACTGCCCTGTCTGCCGCCGCCCTGTTGCTCGGCCTCGGCGCCCTCGCTCTGCTGATGCAGGGCGAGAGCGTCCTTGGCGGCATGGCCGCCGGAGTCGTGGCGGCCCTTCTCGTGGTCGGCGCCATCGTGCTGGCCCGCTCGCAGAAGGAGCCCGAGGCCGGCGTGGTCGTGGCGCTGCTCGCGACCGTCTACGCCACCGTGGCCGGCCTGGTGCTGGCTCCCGGCGACCTGCCCGGCTGGTCGTGGCCACTGCCCGACGAGCTGTTCGGCACCCCGTTGGCGTCCGCCGGCATCGCCGTACTCGTCGTCGGCATCGTCGCGCTGGTCGGTCTCAACGAGGGCCGTGCGCTGCTGATCCCGGCCATCGTGGTCGGTGGCATCCTCACCGCCGCCGGCCTCGCCATGCCGGTCGTGGAGTTCGACCCGGCCGTCGTGCTCACCGTAGTGATGACCATCGTCGTGATGCTCGGCAACATCTTCCCTTGGCTGGCGCTGGGGGCCACGAGCACCCGTGTCGACCAGATCTTCAGCCTGGCCGACATCACCTCCGACCCCGACGAGATCGACGCCGACCGCGTCGGCGCCGACGCCAAGGTCGCGCACGAGATCCTGCTCGCCGTCGCCACCACGGTTGGTGTGCTGCTGGTGCTGGTCGCACCGTTCGCCGTGGGCCTGGGCGTCTTCGGCACCATCCTGGCGATCATGTGCGCCCTGGCCGTCATGCTGCGCACCCGCCAGTACCGCACCGGCTCCGAGGTGCTGGCCGGGCTGGGCTCGGGCATCGCCGGCCTCGTGTCGGTCGCCGTCTCCATGCTGTTCCTGCACGAGTCGTGGCGACCCGGCGCGGCGATCGCGCTGGCCGTCGTGGGCGCCGTACTCCTCGTGCTGACGCTGGCTCCGGTCTCCCCGTCCGTACGCCGCGGCCGGCTCGGCGACGTCGTCGAGAGCATCGCCCTGCTGTCCCTGCTTCCGCTGCTGGTCATCGCCATCGGCCTGTTCGACAAGATCCGGGGCTGATCAACCGATGTCGACCAAGAAGGACCTCGTCGAGGCCTACTCGTTCAGCCGGCGCCGCCTGGTCACCGCGTTCTTGTCGGGCGCGCCCGGTGGTCGCGAGGTCGAGCCGACCAAGCCGAGCCGGGGCATCGTCGGCGGCATCGCGCTCGCCGTACTTCTGTGTGCGGGTGCTGCCATCGCAGGTTTCCTCGGTGGTCGCCCCAACTCCAACTGGCTCGACGAGGGCAGCTTCGTCATCTCCAAGGACACCGGTGAGCAGTACGTCGTGCTGCGCGGCGGTGACGACCCGTCGATCCAGCGGGTGCCCAACTTCGTCTCGGCGCAGCTGCTCCTTGGCAGCGCCGAGCCGAGCGTGTTCTCCGTCAAGGACAAGTACATCCGCAAGGTGCAGCTCGGTGGCGACCTCGGCATCGAGGGTGCGCCGGCCGGGCTGCCGGCGACGGCCGAGCTGATCGAGTCCGGGTGGACCGCCTGCACCGAGGACGGCAACGGCATCAAGCTCAACGTCGCGGAGACGCCGGAGGTCGAGCCCGCGACCACCGGCGCGTTCGCGGTGACCACCGCCGAGGGCGGCATGTGGCTGATCGCGGCCTCCCCGGAGGGCAAGGCCTACCGGTTCGCGATGCCCGCTGACCAGATTGCGCAGTCCAACGTGCTCGACGCGCTCGGCTTCGGTGCGAGCACGCTCGCTCCGGTCGTCGAGGACGACTGGCTCAACCTCTTCCGGCCGGGACCCGAGCTGAGCGTCGAGGCCTTCGGAGTGACCCGCGACGACCAGCCGGTCGACTACTCCGAGGTCGACACCGACCTCTCGGCGTACGCCATCGGTGACCTGCTGCAGACCGACCGCGGCTACTACCTGCTCGCCGACGACGCCCCGCAACGGCTCGACGACTTCGCCGCCCTCCTCTACCAGTCCCTGGGTGCCGCACCGCAGCAGCTGCCGACCAACCTGAGCGCCCGGCAGGAGGCACCCGTGACCCCGGCCCAGTGGCCCGCCGAGGTGCCGGCCGGAGTCCAGGGTGGCGAGATGTGCGGCGTCCTGGTGGACGACGGTGAGGGCGGCACGTCGGTTGCCCTCGGTGTGGAGCCCACCGAGGATGCCTCGGCCGCCGAGCTCAGCGCCGAGAGTCACGACGTCGACGTCGACCCCTCGGGCGGCGCCTACGTGCTGTCGGGCGGCGACGGGGTGACCACCGGTGGCAAGGGCGACGGGTCGCCGTACGTCGTGGACGCGAAGGGCGCGAAGTACTCCCTGATCGGTCCGAGCGTCGCCGACTTCATCGGCTACGGCGGCTTCGATCCTCCCGTCGTGCCCGACGCCTGGCTGGAGTTCTTCGACACGGGCGTGGAGCTCTCGGTCAACAGCGCCCGGCGGCTGCCCGAGAACGCAGCCGACGCGGCTTCGTCATGAAGAAGCTGACCGCCGGGTCCCTCGGCGTCCTGCTGGGGTCGCTCGCCCTCGTGTCGGTGGGCGCTGCCCCGTCGTACGCCGAGGGCGAGGACCCGTGCAACAAGACGATCATCGGCGAGTCCGAGCTCACCGCCGACACCGAGGCGAGGGTCAGCACCCCGCTGGTGCGCATGCACGTGCCGGAGGCCCAGAAGATCTCGCGGGGCGCGGGGGTCACCGTGGCCGTCCTCGACAGCGGCGTGGGCGCGGGACTCGGCGTCGATGTGCTGTCGCAGTCGGTGCCCGGCCTCCAGTCCGTGCTCCTCTCGGGCCACGGCACCATCGTCGGCGGGCTGATCGCCGGCCCTGACGGGGTGGCCCCGAAGGCGCGCATCCTCTCGATGCGCGTGCTCGACAAGGACGAACCCGACCCGCAGCGCGGCGAGCGCGGCGTCTCCTCCGCGCTGATGGCCCAGGGCATCGACCAGCTGGTCGCGCTGCACCGCACCGTGAAGTTCCAGGTCGTCAACATCTCCCTCGCCGTCCGCGCCAACGACCCGGTCCTCGAGGCAGCCGTCAAGCGGCTGGCCAAGCTCGACGTGGTCATCGTCGCGGCGAGCGGCAACAAGCCCACCGACGAGGACGGCAACGCGTCGACCGAGGTCACCAGCGATGCCAAGATCTTCCCGGCCGACTACAAGAACGTGCTCGCCGTCAACGCGATCGGGCCCTCCACGTCGTTCGACGTGCGCGACTACGTGATGCCCAACGCCGACACCGACGTGGCGGCACCCACCGTCGGCGCGATCTCCGTCAACCTCAACGGTCAGCGCTGCCAGATCGGCGAGGAGATCGCCACGTCGTACGCCGCGGCCGAGGTCAGCGGGGTGGTGGCCCTGCTGCGCTCGCGATTCCCGAAGGAGTCGCCGAAGCAGATCGTGGCCCGACTCAAGCGCACCGCCGAGGGCTCCGAGGACAGCACGAACCCCTGGACCGGCGCCGGCGTCGTACAGGCTGCCGACTCGCTCACCCGGCAGCTCGTGCCGAGCAAGAAGGGCGAGACTCCGCGCACCACTGCCGAGGTCCGGGCCGACGCGCAGGCCCCGCCGGCACCCGTGCGCATCGACGCCTACGGCCCTTCGCGCACGATGCTGATGTGGTTCGCGCTCGGTGCCAGTGCGCTGCTGGCGCTCGCGCTGATGACGCGACCCCTGTTCCGTCGTACGTCGTCCGGCTGAGGTTCAGGGCAGCAGCGCAGGCTCGTCCGGGGGCGCCAGGGTCAGGACCACGTCGGTGATCAGCGGGTCCTGCTCGATGTCGGCCTCCAGCCGCTTGAACCGCAGGGCCAGGTGCCCCTCCGCGTCGTCACCCGTCAGGTCCACAGCCGCCACCACGAACAGCTTCTGGGGCCCGACGTACTCGATGTGGAGATAGGTGATGCGCTCGATCTCGGGATGCGACAGCAGCCTGGTCAGTACCCGGGACTGCTGCTCGGGGGAGAGGCCCTCGCCGAGGAGGTACTCCATGTTGCGGCGGATCAGGAAGACCGCCACCACCCCCAGCAGGAGCCCGACGCCGATGGAGCCCAGCGCGTCGTAGACGGGGTCGCCCGTCACCTGGTGCGCCCCGATCGCGGCGCCGGCGATCACCAGGCCGATGAGCGCCGAGAGGTCCTCGAAGAACACCGCTCGCAGGGTCGGGTCCGAGGTGCGGGTGACGTATCGCAACGGGTGCAGGCCGAACGTCTGGGCGTTGTCGCGCACCTGCCTCGTGGCCTGCACGAACGAGGTGGCCTCGAGCACGAACGCCACAGCGAGGATGACGTAGTTGACGGTGAAGTGCTCCGCGCCCGACTCCCCGGACAGCTGGGTGATCCCGTGGTAGATCGAGAACACCGAGCCGGCAGAGAACAGACCGAAGGCCGCGACCAGAGACCAGACGTACGTCGCCCGGCCGTAGCCACGGGGGTGCTCGGCGTCGCGTGGACGCTGCCCTTTGCGCTCGGCAATGAGCAGGAACACCTCGTTGGCTGCGTCGGACCAGGAGTGGGCAGCCTCCGCCACCATCGAGGCCGACCCCGTCATGAGTGCGGCCACCGACTTCGCTACGGCGATCAGTGCGTTGGCGACCAGCGCCACGACCACGGTCAGTAGGGAGCCACTGCCCTCCTGCTCCTGCTCCTGCTCAGACTCGGAGGACTCGGTGCCGGTGCTCGCCATCAGGCTTGTGTACACCCCGCCGACCCGGACAGCCAGTCGACTGGCTGAGGCCAGGTGGCGGCGCGTCGGTCAGTGGTCGACGGGGACCGGTGCCCGTCCCCCGGCAAGCTCGCGGGCCGCGACCGCCGTGGCGATGTGGCCGCGGGCGATGTCGACCAGCTCTCGGCTGCCTCCGCCGGCCTCTACGTTGACCTCGACCAGGTACGCAGCAGAGCGGGTCGCCCCCTCGGCCAGCAACAGCGCCGTCGCCACATCGCCACGCACGGCCGGCCGCCCGGAGCGGAAGACCTCCGCCGCGCGCTGCGCGATCGCTGCGGCGGTGCCGGCGATCTCGAGGGGCACCTCGGTCGCCCGGGTCAGCGCCTCGGGGAGCGACAGCCCGGAGTGGCGGGCCTCGATCACGGTGGTGTAGGCGGCGGCATCCTCGTCGGCCAGGGCCGCTGCCCGTCGCCCGAGGGCCGTGACCTCGTCGCCGTTCTCGGGTCCTGTCATCGCGACGAGGCCGGCGGCCAGGGACGCAGTGATGGCTGCGACCGCGCCACCGCCGGGGGCGGGCGTCTGCTCTCCGACGAGAGCGATGAAGTCTCCGAGAGCAGAGTCGAGGTAGGCCATGGCAAATCTCCTCAGAGCGGTCCGACGGTCTGGCCGTCTGTATCGGTGTCGACGTGGGCAGCCGCCGGGCGCGAGCCCTTGTTGCCTGCTGTCATGGCGTTCCTTCACTAGGCTGAATTCCGGGTGACCTGAAGCCGTCGACGTCGATCCCGAACTCAGAACCGGCGTCGAGCAACGCGTCGAAGAGGTACTGACCCGACGAGCGTTCGCAGTGCATGAGGTACGACGGCAGGGCGTCCCGGTCGTCGCGGACCACGTCGACCGCCAGCCCCGACACGGCGGTGCGCAGCGCCCGTCCGTCGGGACACCTGCGGCCGCTCAGGTCGACGGCGCACTCCTTGGCCAATACGTCGGCCGCCCGCCGGCCGGTGAGCCGCAGCAGCGCCCGACCGTGGGTGAGGTCGACCACGGACACGAGCCCGTCGGCGGGCGCCGCCACCGACTCCACCCACTCCATCACCTCAACCTGCGCGCCAGCCCCGGCCACCACCAGCCACTCGCCAGGGACGACGCTGGTCACCAGCGTCGTCGCATCGGGCGCGGCCAAGGCCGCGGCCATCGATCCGAGCGGATCGGCCCGGACCGCCACCTTGGCCAGCGGTGACAGGTCGGTCAGCGTGAGCTCGGCCGAGCTCACCCGCGCGCTGACCACCCACCCCGCGACGACCCCTTCCGGGGCCGCGGGGGCGATCGAGCTCCGGGCGAGCGGTGCAGTCTCAGCCACGCAGCCGCACCCCGTCGGGGTCCACCTGGGCCAGGCGTTCCGTCACCACCGCGTGAAGGGTGCCGCCGTCGACCAGCCGGATCGTGACCTCGGTGTCCGGGGCGGCGTACGTCGACTCGACCTGGGCCAGCATGACCGGCCGGCCCAGGGTCGGCGACCACCGGCTCGAGGTCACCCGGCCGCAGAGCCGTCCCGCCGAGGTCACCAGCTGGCAACCTTCGGCGGGTACGACGGTGCTGCCGGCCGCCCGTAGCGCGACCAGGCGGGTCCCGTCGCCCGCATCCTGATGCCACACCAGCTCGGGGAGGCCGACGAAGTCCGGCTTGTCGAGCTTGACCAGGCCGTCGAGCGCGGCGCTCCCTGCCCGGGTCAGCCCATCGGTGTCCTGGCCCACGATCAGGTGACCTTTCTCGAGCCGCAGGATCCGTTGGGCCTCCACCCCGAACGGGCGCACGCCCAGGTCGCTGCCCGCCTCCAGCAGCGACTCCCACACGTGCAAGCCGTAGCCGGCCGGGGCGTGCACCTCGAAGCTCAGCTCGCCTGTGAAGCCGATCCGCCACAGGACACAGTCGGGTACGCCGGCGACCGTGCCGGTCCGCACGTGCATGTAGGGGAA
This is a stretch of genomic DNA from Nocardioides sp. InS609-2. It encodes these proteins:
- the eccCa gene encoding type VII secretion protein EccCa; this encodes MPSGQIVLQPPPQLQEGEGASGVLMNAIPMLGSLGSIVMVATLGGTGASRGRSFIAAGMFLFATLGFIVVQIDRQRKQRAQQVTGSRTEYLRYLTNIRKIARDAATQQRRALTWHHPDPSALPALAEDRQRLWEHGPSDPNFLHVRYGLCAQPLSLELVPPESAPIDQVDPAAASALHRLLVVHRLQPNLPASIDLRAFDRVEVCGPEDEARSLARSMICSATAFHNPEQLIVAVLSSEANLTHWDWIKWLPHAQSAQESDAVGPMRMVTTSLDDLGALLPPDLSERPRFGADERPATPHILLVIDGGHLPPGNHVVPPDGLHGVTLLDLPARWDELEDPSRLRLEFTGAPVQGDKFPVHAVRLRAEPVKALVDQCDLATAEAFARRLSPLHVVTSGNDDTNSGEIMGPTDFMDLLGLGDVHTFDPTTSWRPRPARDRLRVPIGLGEGGSMIHMDIKESAQQGMGPHGLVIGATGSGKSEFLRTLVLGLAMTHPPEQLNMVLVDFKGGATFAGMSEMPHVSAVITNLSEELTLVDRMQDALSGEMVRRQELLRAAGNYASVRDYEKARAAGEDLAPLPSLFVCVDEFSEMLTAKPEFIDLFVAIGRLGRSMGIHLLLASQRLEEGRLRGLESHLSYRVGLRTFSAGESRTVLGVPDAYELPAVPGLGFLKPDQSTLLRFKAAYVSGPPSGRTRVVRDEGGHVRGILPFTISEVQALEAPEPDVAEEAPVVRQKEGEQPSLLDLAVARMHGHGMPAHQVWLPPLDVPDTLDVLMPDLVEDPDLGLVSPHWRSMGGLVVPLGTVDRPREQRRDTMTLNLTGAAGHVAVVGGPRSGKSTMLRSIVTSMSLTTTPLESQFFVLDFGGGTFTPLARLPHVSGVGSRAEPDVVRRIFAEVTGIVDRREAYFREQSIDSIETYRSRRAAGRADDGYGDVFLVIDGWGTLRAEFDDLELEIQQLAGRGLTFGLHLLVGATRWADFRAAMRDMLGSRLELRLGDPLDSEIDRKVAALVPAGRPGRGLVPGKLHFLGALPRIDGSPNPENLGDGVDDLIERSAKAWHGPVGPKLRLLPELITLETIREDAARRDLLGKKLILGINEKELAPATLDTEGEPHLLIFGDGQSGKSALLRNYVQEIMRTRTPKEAQIVVVDYRRSLLGEVPEDYLLNYLTSSTQATPVMQEIAAYLQNRIPGPDVTPEQLRTRTWWTGAEVYVVIDDYDLVATSQGSPVQVLQPLMAQARDTGLHVVVARRAGGASRALYEPVIQSMRDLAMPGIMLSGPRDEGVLIGNVRPQQAEPGRARMVTRDRGTEVVQLAWTEPTM
- a CDS encoding WXG100 family type VII secretion target, with protein sequence MSENGAAGLSQTEKALSQAADKVATARQDVTKLNQNLSGQIQGMGMKWGGQGATAFHNLHSAWQDKATKIVTALDQFQQSLLDTEKDNTNTDLSQADASTRLLDRLN
- a CDS encoding WXG100 family type VII secretion target encodes the protein MGFDGIKVDHGALDEASQNLLTAAKNIDGRLNTLEDELKPLRADWTGSAKESYAVAKQTWDQAIAEMILLLQDVGNAVSMSNGEYKSADQRGANRFS
- the eccD gene encoding type VII secretion integral membrane protein EccD produces the protein MSQTVASTSGLVKVTVTSGTRRVDLVLPAAVPVAELVPELARSVGLLDASTVYGGYRLVTQDGRQLTNDAGLSIQGVEDGGVLTVAAGVNDEPPRVYDDVVEAMADVVEHELSPWEPAAGRRTALSAAALLLGLGALALLMQGESVLGGMAAGVVAALLVVGAIVLARSQKEPEAGVVVALLATVYATVAGLVLAPGDLPGWSWPLPDELFGTPLASAGIAVLVVGIVALVGLNEGRALLIPAIVVGGILTAAGLAMPVVEFDPAVVLTVVMTIVVMLGNIFPWLALGATSTRVDQIFSLADITSDPDEIDADRVGADAKVAHEILLAVATTVGVLLVLVAPFAVGLGVFGTILAIMCALAVMLRTRQYRTGSEVLAGLGSGIAGLVSVAVSMLFLHESWRPGAAIALAVVGAVLLVLTLAPVSPSVRRGRLGDVVESIALLSLLPLLVIAIGLFDKIRG
- a CDS encoding type VII secretion protein EccB → MSTKKDLVEAYSFSRRRLVTAFLSGAPGGREVEPTKPSRGIVGGIALAVLLCAGAAIAGFLGGRPNSNWLDEGSFVISKDTGEQYVVLRGGDDPSIQRVPNFVSAQLLLGSAEPSVFSVKDKYIRKVQLGGDLGIEGAPAGLPATAELIESGWTACTEDGNGIKLNVAETPEVEPATTGAFAVTTAEGGMWLIAASPEGKAYRFAMPADQIAQSNVLDALGFGASTLAPVVEDDWLNLFRPGPELSVEAFGVTRDDQPVDYSEVDTDLSAYAIGDLLQTDRGYYLLADDAPQRLDDFAALLYQSLGAAPQQLPTNLSARQEAPVTPAQWPAEVPAGVQGGEMCGVLVDDGEGGTSVALGVEPTEDASAAELSAESHDVDVDPSGGAYVLSGGDGVTTGGKGDGSPYVVDAKGAKYSLIGPSVADFIGYGGFDPPVVPDAWLEFFDTGVELSVNSARRLPENAADAASS
- a CDS encoding S8 family serine peptidase; its protein translation is MKKLTAGSLGVLLGSLALVSVGAAPSYAEGEDPCNKTIIGESELTADTEARVSTPLVRMHVPEAQKISRGAGVTVAVLDSGVGAGLGVDVLSQSVPGLQSVLLSGHGTIVGGLIAGPDGVAPKARILSMRVLDKDEPDPQRGERGVSSALMAQGIDQLVALHRTVKFQVVNISLAVRANDPVLEAAVKRLAKLDVVIVAASGNKPTDEDGNASTEVTSDAKIFPADYKNVLAVNAIGPSTSFDVRDYVMPNADTDVAAPTVGAISVNLNGQRCQIGEEIATSYAAAEVSGVVALLRSRFPKESPKQIVARLKRTAEGSEDSTNPWTGAGVVQAADSLTRQLVPSKKGETPRTTAEVRADAQAPPAPVRIDAYGPSRTMLMWFALGASALLALALMTRPLFRRTSSG
- a CDS encoding cation diffusion facilitator family transporter; the protein is MASTGTESSESEQEQEQEGSGSLLTVVVALVANALIAVAKSVAALMTGSASMVAEAAHSWSDAANEVFLLIAERKGQRPRDAEHPRGYGRATYVWSLVAAFGLFSAGSVFSIYHGITQLSGESGAEHFTVNYVILAVAFVLEATSFVQATRQVRDNAQTFGLHPLRYVTRTSDPTLRAVFFEDLSALIGLVIAGAAIGAHQVTGDPVYDALGSIGVGLLLGVVAVFLIRRNMEYLLGEGLSPEQQSRVLTRLLSHPEIERITYLHIEYVGPQKLFVVAAVDLTGDDAEGHLALRFKRLEADIEQDPLITDVVLTLAPPDEPALLP